A region from the Hypericibacter adhaerens genome encodes:
- a CDS encoding ABC transporter permease yields MMQEARRRATIGFLTAPAYVWLTVTVLLPLSAMLFFSFLTVAPINGRVAQLTTEHYLTFLDKDFYRTLTWRSLRLGIDVTLVCVLVGYPAAMALAKYVHGRWREAIFLLIILPFWSNGLVRVYSWTMVLREGGFLDWVLHEIVPGAPAVSVLFTYPAIVIGLVHSYLPYVVLTCYVSLEAIDDSLTEAARSLGASALQAFLRVILPLSLPGLLVGVILTFVPVIGSFMEPRILGGRSGIMLGTVIEDQFTTVFNWPRGAALSFIMLGIVLLIFAASAPLLRGRLKGF; encoded by the coding sequence ATGATGCAGGAGGCACGCCGACGCGCCACGATCGGCTTCCTGACGGCACCGGCCTATGTCTGGCTGACCGTGACGGTGCTGCTGCCCTTGTCGGCGATGCTGTTCTTCAGCTTCCTGACCGTGGCGCCCATCAACGGTCGCGTAGCGCAGCTCACGACCGAGCATTATCTCACCTTCCTCGACAAGGATTTCTACCGGACGCTCACCTGGCGGTCGCTGCGGCTCGGCATCGACGTCACGCTGGTCTGCGTGCTGGTCGGCTATCCGGCGGCGATGGCGCTGGCGAAATATGTCCATGGCCGCTGGCGCGAGGCGATCTTCCTGCTCATCATCCTGCCCTTCTGGAGCAACGGCCTGGTCCGGGTCTATTCCTGGACCATGGTGCTGCGCGAGGGCGGCTTCCTCGATTGGGTGCTCCATGAGATCGTGCCGGGCGCTCCGGCCGTCAGCGTCCTTTTCACCTATCCGGCCATTGTCATCGGATTGGTGCACAGCTACCTGCCCTATGTGGTCCTCACCTGCTACGTCTCGCTCGAAGCGATCGACGACAGCCTGACGGAAGCCGCCCGCAGCCTGGGCGCTTCGGCCTTGCAGGCGTTCCTGCGCGTGATCCTGCCCTTGAGCCTCCCGGGGCTTCTCGTGGGGGTCATCCTCACCTTCGTTCCCGTCATCGGCTCCTTCATGGAGCCCCGGATCCTGGGCGGGCGTTCGGGCATCATGCTGGGAACGGTGATCGAGGATCAGTTCACGACCGTGTTCAACTGGCCGCGGGGCGCCGCGCTCTCCTTCATCATGCTGGGCATCGTGCTGCTGATCTTCGCTGCCAGCGCGCCGCTGCTGCGCGGCCGCCTCAAGGGATTCTGA
- a CDS encoding 2OG-Fe(II) oxygenase yields MIKTPTPNPNLHVTATVRGYFTPRECERIIAAGKSQMIEEGTIMTPGQGSNVIDRSKRSNGITWFKQGEPTTKALQAKIGRLVEDVNKEIYHFDLTGFGEALQFTRYESVGDTYTWHQDLGVGASSIRKLSVVVQLSDPATYRGCDLQMFRDGEPAAVERNQGTVLIFPSWTLHRVTPLEEGVRYSLVAWISGEPFR; encoded by the coding sequence ATGATCAAGACCCCCACGCCCAATCCCAACCTGCATGTGACGGCCACCGTTCGCGGCTATTTCACGCCCCGCGAATGCGAACGGATCATCGCGGCCGGCAAGTCGCAGATGATCGAGGAAGGCACGATCATGACGCCGGGGCAGGGCAGCAACGTCATCGACCGGAGCAAGCGCTCCAACGGCATCACCTGGTTCAAGCAGGGGGAGCCCACCACCAAGGCGCTCCAGGCCAAGATCGGGCGCCTGGTGGAGGACGTGAACAAGGAAATCTACCACTTCGATCTGACGGGCTTCGGCGAAGCCCTGCAGTTCACGCGCTATGAGAGCGTCGGCGACACCTACACCTGGCACCAGGATCTGGGCGTCGGCGCCTCCTCGATTCGCAAGCTCTCGGTGGTGGTGCAGCTTTCGGACCCGGCCACTTATCGCGGCTGCGATTTGCAGATGTTCCGGGACGGCGAGCCGGCTGCCGTGGAGCGCAACCAGGGCACGGTCCTGATCTTTCCGTCCTGGACGCTGCACCGGGTGACGCCGCTCGAGGAAGGCGTCCGCTACAGCCTCGTCGCCTGGATCAGCGGCGAGCCCTTCCGCTGA
- a CDS encoding ABC transporter substrate-binding protein: MISRRALLGTAAAAATLAVMPRARAAGDLHVLNWQGYGTDEAWALEAFKKKTGFNVVHDYFNSEQEMLTKLRTSPGAYDVVLINSTYTQQASSEGLIQPIDSAKITNFSTLLPAMRDSVYLNTDGKIYGVAWVWGMTGIAYNEETVKPAPTSVEVLWDPKLAGRVCLRDDAIEVVSFAAIATGQDMNHPKDLDKIKAKLLALKPQVKTFWASEDEWNKFFAAKQFDVSTYWSGSAARSKTNSKLPVGFMIPKEGGIGWFDGLSIAKGAPNADGAAAFIDYMVSPEFYYEWATKIGAPASANLKANATLPDGDVGKAIHGDAESVKRLTYMAPLSDEERQAYGDLWSEVKTELAQ, from the coding sequence ATGATTTCCCGCCGTGCCCTTCTGGGCACCGCCGCCGCCGCGGCCACGCTGGCTGTCATGCCCCGGGCGCGGGCGGCCGGCGATCTTCACGTATTGAATTGGCAAGGTTACGGAACCGACGAGGCCTGGGCGCTCGAGGCCTTCAAGAAGAAGACCGGCTTCAACGTCGTCCACGATTATTTCAATTCCGAACAGGAGATGCTGACGAAGCTGCGCACCAGCCCCGGCGCCTATGACGTGGTGCTGATCAACAGCACCTACACCCAGCAGGCGAGCTCGGAGGGCCTGATCCAGCCGATCGACAGCGCGAAGATCACGAACTTCAGCACGCTCCTGCCGGCGATGCGCGACTCGGTCTATCTGAACACCGACGGCAAGATTTACGGCGTGGCCTGGGTGTGGGGCATGACCGGGATCGCCTATAACGAGGAGACGGTGAAGCCGGCCCCGACCTCGGTCGAGGTGCTGTGGGATCCGAAGCTCGCCGGCCGGGTCTGCCTGCGCGACGACGCCATCGAGGTGGTGAGTTTCGCCGCGATCGCGACGGGCCAGGACATGAACCACCCCAAGGATCTCGACAAGATCAAGGCCAAGCTCCTCGCGCTCAAGCCGCAGGTGAAGACCTTCTGGGCCTCGGAGGACGAGTGGAACAAGTTCTTCGCCGCCAAGCAGTTCGATGTCTCGACCTATTGGAGCGGCTCGGCCGCGCGCAGCAAGACCAACTCGAAGCTGCCGGTGGGATTCATGATCCCGAAAGAGGGCGGGATCGGCTGGTTCGACGGGCTTTCGATCGCCAAGGGCGCACCCAATGCGGACGGGGCCGCGGCCTTCATCGACTATATGGTGAGCCCGGAATTCTACTATGAGTGGGCGACCAAGATCGGCGCACCGGCTTCCGCGAACCTCAAGGCGAACGCCACGCTGCCCGACGGCGATGTCGGCAAGGCCATCCATGGCGATGCCGAATCGGTCAAGCGGCTGACCTACATGGCGCCCTTGAGCGACGAGGAGCGTCAGGCTTACGGCGATCTCTGGTCGGAAGTGAAGACCGAGTTGGCGCAATAG
- a CDS encoding ABC transporter permease, which yields MRKLVIWVVRGYLGLLLLFLYLPIVVMVLLAFNQSPLYKLPIVWDTVWFQSLAHNDRLINAGLNSVGLAFANMVVATVLGTMAAMAFSRYQFRGKLLLELLLFPPITIPWLIIGISMLIFFFWIGIGRGLHAMLLGHVALSLPYVIMVVGARLAGRGVVLEEAAATLGASPWQAFWRVSLPVMAPAVMAAALFAFAISFDQFVISYFLAPPGVSTLPVEIYAAIRKGFTPEINAISTIIIAISMGLMLLFARLYRFGGER from the coding sequence ATGCGCAAGCTCGTCATCTGGGTCGTCCGGGGCTATCTGGGGCTGCTGCTCCTGTTCCTCTATCTGCCGATCGTGGTGATGGTGCTCCTGGCCTTCAACCAGTCGCCGCTCTACAAGCTGCCGATCGTCTGGGACACGGTCTGGTTCCAGTCGCTGGCCCATAACGACCGGCTGATCAATGCCGGCCTCAACAGCGTCGGCCTGGCGTTCGCCAACATGGTGGTGGCGACCGTGCTGGGCACGATGGCGGCCATGGCGTTCTCGCGCTATCAGTTCCGCGGCAAGCTCCTGCTCGAGCTCCTGCTGTTCCCGCCCATCACCATCCCCTGGCTCATCATCGGCATCTCGATGCTGATCTTCTTCTTCTGGATCGGCATCGGGCGCGGGCTCCACGCCATGCTGCTGGGCCATGTGGCCCTCTCCTTGCCGTACGTCATCATGGTCGTCGGCGCGCGCCTCGCCGGCCGCGGCGTGGTGCTGGAGGAAGCCGCGGCGACTCTGGGCGCCTCGCCCTGGCAGGCCTTCTGGCGGGTGTCGCTGCCGGTGATGGCGCCGGCCGTGATGGCGGCGGCGCTCTTCGCCTTCGCGATCAGCTTCGACCAGTTCGTGATTTCCTACTTCCTGGCGCCGCCGGGCGTCTCGACCCTGCCGGTCGAGATCTATGCCGCCATCCGCAAGGGCTTCACGCCGGAGATCAACGCCATCTCGACCATCATCATCGCCATCTCCATGGGCTTGATGCTGCTCTTCGCCAGGCTCTATCGTTTCGGCGGCGAACGGTGA